A single Brachyhypopomus gauderio isolate BG-103 unplaced genomic scaffold, BGAUD_0.2 sc119, whole genome shotgun sequence DNA region contains:
- the LOC143497998 gene encoding uncharacterized protein LOC143497998, with amino-acid sequence MDDQGRRRGVHVRGGRGAGQRGAGRGVGQRGAGRGVGQRGTMTEAGQRVQPNLSRFSVATIILAFREHNRVERLPFAGGRPSRFTPAQEVLIVDMVRENNMIRLREIQERIICDNVNFQNIDNVSLTTIDRVLKCQRVPFERNSDRCFILRHQYVQKEAGLFLQHKDPG; translated from the exons ATGGATGATCAAGGCAGAAGACGAGGAGTTCAtgtcagaggagggagaggagcggGCCAGAGAGGAGCGGGTCGAGGAGTGGGCCAGAGAGGAGCGGGCCGAGGAGTGGGCCAGAGAGG GACAATGACCGAAGCGGGACAACGAGTCCAACCTAACCTCAGCAGATTCTCAGTGGCCACCATTATTCTGGCCTTCAGAGAACACAACAG AGTTGAAAGATTGCCATTTGCAGGTGGGAGGCCTTCCAGATTCACACCAGCCCAAGAGGTCCTCATTGTGGATATGGTCCGTGAGAACAATATGATAAGACTACGGGAGATACAGGAGAGGATCATTTGTGACAATGTGAACTTTCAGAACATTGACAATGTCAGCCTGACAACCATAGACAGAGTCCTCAAGTGCCAGAGAGTACCCTTTGAGCGCAACTCTGACAGGTGTTTTATTCTACGTCACCAATATGTGCAA AAAGAAGCTGGTCTCTTCTTACAACACAAAGACCCTGGCTAA